The following proteins come from a genomic window of Candidatus Bathyarchaeia archaeon:
- a CDS encoding CopG family transcriptional regulator translates to MSETVSFKVPKSIKGEMEKLKDEIDWPEELRRFVIERIERVKRERALNEVLEDLRRLGPAGVPQGFSWKSVRGDRDSH, encoded by the coding sequence ATGTCGGAAACCGTGAGTTTCAAAGTGCCAAAATCCATCAAGGGCGAGATGGAGAAGCTCAAAGACGAGATAGATTGGCCCGAGGAGTTGAGAAGGTTCGTGATCGAGAGGATCGAGCGCGTAAAGAGGGAGAGGGCCCTTAACGAGGTGCTTGAGGACCTGAGAAGGCTCGGCCCAGCGGGGGTCCCGCAGGGTTTCTCATGGAAATCCGTGAGGGGAGATCGTGATAGTCATTGA
- a CDS encoding type II toxin-antitoxin system VapC family toxin, whose amino-acid sequence MIVIDASALASLLMMERGHEKIARHLKDSISVNQVAKEVGNAIWKAYARGFITKEDALGRFSDLIKLTKLVVRLFDEMDLIEDAIGIAIDESITLYDSLYVALALREGAELLTLDRDQARAARNRGIKVIEIC is encoded by the coding sequence GTGATAGTCATTGACGCATCGGCCTTGGCGAGCTTATTGATGATGGAGCGCGGCCACGAGAAGATCGCCAGACATCTGAAGGACTCAATAAGCGTGAATCAAGTCGCCAAGGAGGTCGGGAACGCCATCTGGAAGGCCTATGCGAGGGGATTCATAACCAAGGAGGATGCCCTCGGGAGGTTCTCCGACCTAATCAAGCTAACTAAGCTGGTGGTAAGGCTGTTCGATGAGATGGATTTGATCGAGGATGCTATCGGAATCGCGATCGATGAGAGCATTACCCTTTACGATTCATTATATGTGGCCTTGGCCTTGAGGGAGGGGGCCGAATTGCTAACGCTCGATAGAGATCAAGCCCGGGCGGCAAGGAATCGCGGGATTAAGGTTATCGAGATATGCTAG